A single genomic interval of Orcinus orca chromosome 19, mOrcOrc1.1, whole genome shotgun sequence harbors:
- the UNK gene encoding RING finger protein unkempt homolog isoform X3 — protein MSKGPGPGGSAASSAPPAATAQVLQAQPEKPQHYTYLKEFRTEQCPLFVQHKCTQHRPYTCFHWHFVNQRRRRSIRRRDGTFNYSPDVYCTKYDEATGLCPEGDECPFLHRTTGDTERRYHLRYYKTGICIHETDSKGNCTKNGLHCAFAHGPHDLRSPVYDIRELQAMEALQNGQTTVEGSIEGQSAGAASHAMIEKILSEEPRWQETAYVLGNYKTEPCKKPPRLCRQGYACPYYHNSKDRRRSPRKHKYRSSPCPNVKHGDEWGDPGKCENGDSCQYCHTRTEQQFHPEIYKSTKCNDMQQSGSCPRGPFCAFAHVDQPPLSDDLQPSSAVSSPTQPGPVLYMPSAAGDSVPVSPSSPHAPDLSALLCRNSSLGSPSNLCGSPPGSIRKPPNLEGIVFPGESGLAPGSYKKAPGFEREDQVGAEYLKTLKCQAKLKPHSLEPRSQEQPLLQPKQDMLGILPVGSPLTSSISSSITSSLAATPPSPAGTSSVPGMNANALPFYPTSDTVESVIESALDDLDLNEFGVAALEKTFDNSTVPHPGSITIGGSLLQSSAPVNIPGSLSSSASFHSASPSPPVSLSSHFLQQPQGHLSQSENTFLGTSASHGSLGLNGMNSSIWEHFASGSFSPGTSPAFLSGPGAAELARLRQELDEANGTIKQWEESWKQARQACDAWKKEAEEAGERASAAGAECELAREQRDALEVQVKKLQEELERLHSAPDPQALPTFPDLEALSLSTLYSLQKQLRAHLEQVDKAVFHMQSVKCLKCQEQNRAVLPCQHAVLCELCAEGSECPVCQPGRAHALQS, from the exons ATGTCGAAGGGCCCAGGGCCCGGCGGCTCCGCAGCTTCCTCGGCGCCCCCGGCCGCCACCGCTCAGGTGCTGCAGGCACAGCCCGAGAAACCGCAGCACTACAC GTACCTGAAGGAATTCCGCACTGAGCAGTGCCCGCTCTTTGTGCAACACAAATGTACTCAGCATCGGCCCTACACCTGCTTCCACTGGCATTTCGTGAACCAGCGACGCCGCCGGTCCATCCGCCGTCGGGACGGCACCTTCAACTACAGCCCCGACGTCTACTGCACCAAGTACGACGAGGCCACAGGCCTCTGCCCGGAGGGCGACGA GTGCCCATTCCTGCACAGGACCACAGGGGACACTGAGCGCAGGTACCACCTGCGCTACTATAAGACTGGAATCTGCATCCATGAGACAGACTCAAAAGGCAACTGCACCAAAAACGGCCTGCACTGCGCTTTTGCTCATGGGCCCCATGACCTCCGCTCCCCTGTCTACGACATCAG gGAGCTCCAGGCAATGGAGGCCTTGCAGAACGGCCAGACCACAGTAGAGGGCAGCATAGAGGGCCAGTCGGCTGGGGCCGCAAGCCACGCCATGATAGAAAAAATCCTCAGTGAGGAGCCTCGGTGGCAAG AGACCGCTTATGTGCTGGGGAACTATAAGACGGAGCCGTGCAAGAAGCCCCCACGGCTGTGCCGCCAGGGTTATGCCTGTCCCTACTACCACAACAGCAAGGACCGGCGGCGGAGTCCCCGGAAACACAAATACAG GTCATCTCCATGTCCGAACGTAAAACACGGGGATGAGTGGGGTGACCCTGGCAAGTGTGAGAACGGAGACTCCTGCCAGTACTGCCACACCCGCACGGAGCAGCAGTTCCACCCAGAG ATCTATAAATCTACCAAGTGCAACGACATGCAGCAGTCGGGCAGCTGTCCCCGAGGACCCTTCTGCGCCTTCGCCCACGTAGACC AGCCACCCCTCAGTGACGACCTGCAGCcttcctcagctgtgtccagcCCCACCCAGCCAGGTCCCGTCTTGTACATGCCGTCTGCTGCCGGAGACTCGGTGCCCGTGAGCCCTTCCAGCCCGCATGCCCCTGACCTCAGCGCT CTCCTCTGTAGAAACAGCAGCCTCGGCAGCCCATCTAACCTCTGTGGCTCCCCACCGGGCTCCATCAGGAAGCCCCCGAATCTGGAAGGCATTGTCTTTCCTGGGGAGTCTGGCCTCGCCCCTGGCAGTTATAAGAAGGCTCCTGGCTTCGAGAGGGAAGACCAGGTGGGAGCTGAGTACCTGAAAACTTTGAAATGCCAG GCCAAGTTAAAACCCCACTCACTAGAGCCCAGGAGTCAAGAGCAGCCTCTGCTTCAGCCCAAACAG GATATGCTGGGCATCCTCCCTGTGGGCAGCCCCCTGACCTCAAGCATCTCTTCTAGTATCACCTCCAGCCTAGCAGCTACTCCGCCTAGCCCCGCCGGCACCAGCAGTGTTCCTGGCATGAATGCAAATGCTCTGCCCTTCTACCCCACCAGCGACACGGTAGAGTCGGTCATAG AGTCTGCCCTGGATGACCTGGACCTGAACGAGTTTGGGGTAGCTGCCCTAGAGAAGACTTTCGATAACAGCACGGTGCCCCACCCAGGCAGCATCACAATCG GCGGCAGTTTGCTGCAGAGCTCCGCTCCCGTGAACATCCCTGGCTCCTTGAGCAGCTCTGCTTCCTTCCACTCAGCATCCCCGTCCCCTCCTGTCAGCCTCTCCTCACATTTCCTGCAGCAGCCCCAGGGCCACCTGAGCCAgtcagaaaacacatttttggGGACGTCAGCATCACATGGATCTTTGG GTCTGAATGGGATGAATAGCAGCATCTGGGAGCATTTTGCCTCTGGAAGCTTCTCCCCGGGCACTTCCCCTGCCTTCCTgtcagggcctggggctgccgAGCTGGCCCGGCTTCGGCAAGAGCTAGATGAAGCCAACGGCACCATCAAGCAGTGGGAGGAGTCCTGGAAGCAGGCGAGACAG GCTTGTGATGCCtggaagaaggaggcagaggaggcCGGGGAGCGGGCCAGCGCGGCAGGCGCTGAGTGCGAGCTGGCCCGGGAGCAGCGAGATGCACTGGAGGTGCAGGTGAAGAAACTACAGGAGGAGCTGGAGCGGCTGCACTCGGCCCCCGACCCGCAGGCCCTGCCCACCTTCCCCGACCTGGAAGCCCTCTCACTCTCCACCCTCTACTCTCTCCAGAAGCAGCTGCGGGCTCACTTGGAGCAAGTGGACAAG GCCGTGTTCCACATGCAGTCGGTGAAATGCCTTAAGTGTCAGGAGCAGAACCGAGCGGTGCTGCCGTGCCAACACGCCGTGCTGTGTGAGCTCTGTGCCGAGGGCAGTGAGTGCCCCGTCTGCCAGCCAGGCCGGGCCCACGCCCTCCAGTCGTGA
- the UNK gene encoding RING finger protein unkempt homolog isoform X2, translating to MSKGPGPGGSAASSAPPAATAQVLQAQPEKPQHYTYLKEFRTEQCPLFVQHKCTQHRPYTCFHWHFVNQRRRRSIRRRDGTFNYSPDVYCTKYDEATGLCPEGDECPFLHRTTGDTERRYHLRYYKTGICIHETDSKGNCTKNGLHCAFAHGPHDLRSPVYDIRELQAMEALQNGQTTVEGSIEGQSAGAASHAMIEKILSEEPRWQETAYVLGNYKTEPCKKPPRLCRQGYACPYYHNSKDRRRSPRKHKYRSSPCPNVKHGDEWGDPGKCENGDSCQYCHTRTEQQFHPEIYKSTKCNDMQQSGSCPRGPFCAFAHVDQPPLSDDLQPSSAVSSPTQPGPVLYMPSAAGDSVPVSPSSPHAPDLSALLCRNSSLGSPSNLCGSPPGSIRKPPNLEGIVFPGESGLAPGSYKKAPGFEREDQVGAEYLKTLKCQAKLKPHSLEPRSQEQPLLQPKQDMLGILPVGSPLTSSISSSITSSLAATPPSPAGTSSVPGMNANALPFYPTSDTVESVIGGSLLQSSAPVNIPGSLSSSASFHSASPSPPVSLSSHFLQQPQGHLSQSENTFLGTSASHGSLGLNGMNSSIWEHFASGSFSPGTSPAFLSGPGAAELARLRQELDEANGTIKQWEESWKQARQACDAWKKEAEEAGERASAAGAECELAREQRDALEVQVKKLQEELERLHSAPDPQALPTFPDLEALSLSTLYSLQKQLRAHLEQVDKAVFHMQSVKCLKCQEQNRAVLPCQHAVLCELCAEGSECPVCQPGRAHALQS from the exons ATGTCGAAGGGCCCAGGGCCCGGCGGCTCCGCAGCTTCCTCGGCGCCCCCGGCCGCCACCGCTCAGGTGCTGCAGGCACAGCCCGAGAAACCGCAGCACTACAC GTACCTGAAGGAATTCCGCACTGAGCAGTGCCCGCTCTTTGTGCAACACAAATGTACTCAGCATCGGCCCTACACCTGCTTCCACTGGCATTTCGTGAACCAGCGACGCCGCCGGTCCATCCGCCGTCGGGACGGCACCTTCAACTACAGCCCCGACGTCTACTGCACCAAGTACGACGAGGCCACAGGCCTCTGCCCGGAGGGCGACGA GTGCCCATTCCTGCACAGGACCACAGGGGACACTGAGCGCAGGTACCACCTGCGCTACTATAAGACTGGAATCTGCATCCATGAGACAGACTCAAAAGGCAACTGCACCAAAAACGGCCTGCACTGCGCTTTTGCTCATGGGCCCCATGACCTCCGCTCCCCTGTCTACGACATCAG gGAGCTCCAGGCAATGGAGGCCTTGCAGAACGGCCAGACCACAGTAGAGGGCAGCATAGAGGGCCAGTCGGCTGGGGCCGCAAGCCACGCCATGATAGAAAAAATCCTCAGTGAGGAGCCTCGGTGGCAAG AGACCGCTTATGTGCTGGGGAACTATAAGACGGAGCCGTGCAAGAAGCCCCCACGGCTGTGCCGCCAGGGTTATGCCTGTCCCTACTACCACAACAGCAAGGACCGGCGGCGGAGTCCCCGGAAACACAAATACAG GTCATCTCCATGTCCGAACGTAAAACACGGGGATGAGTGGGGTGACCCTGGCAAGTGTGAGAACGGAGACTCCTGCCAGTACTGCCACACCCGCACGGAGCAGCAGTTCCACCCAGAG ATCTATAAATCTACCAAGTGCAACGACATGCAGCAGTCGGGCAGCTGTCCCCGAGGACCCTTCTGCGCCTTCGCCCACGTAGACC AGCCACCCCTCAGTGACGACCTGCAGCcttcctcagctgtgtccagcCCCACCCAGCCAGGTCCCGTCTTGTACATGCCGTCTGCTGCCGGAGACTCGGTGCCCGTGAGCCCTTCCAGCCCGCATGCCCCTGACCTCAGCGCT CTCCTCTGTAGAAACAGCAGCCTCGGCAGCCCATCTAACCTCTGTGGCTCCCCACCGGGCTCCATCAGGAAGCCCCCGAATCTGGAAGGCATTGTCTTTCCTGGGGAGTCTGGCCTCGCCCCTGGCAGTTATAAGAAGGCTCCTGGCTTCGAGAGGGAAGACCAGGTGGGAGCTGAGTACCTGAAAACTTTGAAATGCCAG GCCAAGTTAAAACCCCACTCACTAGAGCCCAGGAGTCAAGAGCAGCCTCTGCTTCAGCCCAAACAG GATATGCTGGGCATCCTCCCTGTGGGCAGCCCCCTGACCTCAAGCATCTCTTCTAGTATCACCTCCAGCCTAGCAGCTACTCCGCCTAGCCCCGCCGGCACCAGCAGTGTTCCTGGCATGAATGCAAATGCTCTGCCCTTCTACCCCACCAGCGACACGGTAGAGTCGGTCATAG GCGGCAGTTTGCTGCAGAGCTCCGCTCCCGTGAACATCCCTGGCTCCTTGAGCAGCTCTGCTTCCTTCCACTCAGCATCCCCGTCCCCTCCTGTCAGCCTCTCCTCACATTTCCTGCAGCAGCCCCAGGGCCACCTGAGCCAgtcagaaaacacatttttggGGACGTCAGCATCACATGGATCTTTGG GTCTGAATGGGATGAATAGCAGCATCTGGGAGCATTTTGCCTCTGGAAGCTTCTCCCCGGGCACTTCCCCTGCCTTCCTgtcagggcctggggctgccgAGCTGGCCCGGCTTCGGCAAGAGCTAGATGAAGCCAACGGCACCATCAAGCAGTGGGAGGAGTCCTGGAAGCAGGCGAGACAG GCTTGTGATGCCtggaagaaggaggcagaggaggcCGGGGAGCGGGCCAGCGCGGCAGGCGCTGAGTGCGAGCTGGCCCGGGAGCAGCGAGATGCACTGGAGGTGCAGGTGAAGAAACTACAGGAGGAGCTGGAGCGGCTGCACTCGGCCCCCGACCCGCAGGCCCTGCCCACCTTCCCCGACCTGGAAGCCCTCTCACTCTCCACCCTCTACTCTCTCCAGAAGCAGCTGCGGGCTCACTTGGAGCAAGTGGACAAG GCCGTGTTCCACATGCAGTCGGTGAAATGCCTTAAGTGTCAGGAGCAGAACCGAGCGGTGCTGCCGTGCCAACACGCCGTGCTGTGTGAGCTCTGTGCCGAGGGCAGTGAGTGCCCCGTCTGCCAGCCAGGCCGGGCCCACGCCCTCCAGTCGTGA
- the UNK gene encoding RING finger protein unkempt homolog isoform X1, whose product MGNREIYGESLGKIIAYENRYLKEFRTEQCPLFVQHKCTQHRPYTCFHWHFVNQRRRRSIRRRDGTFNYSPDVYCTKYDEATGLCPEGDECPFLHRTTGDTERRYHLRYYKTGICIHETDSKGNCTKNGLHCAFAHGPHDLRSPVYDIRELQAMEALQNGQTTVEGSIEGQSAGAASHAMIEKILSEEPRWQETAYVLGNYKTEPCKKPPRLCRQGYACPYYHNSKDRRRSPRKHKYRSSPCPNVKHGDEWGDPGKCENGDSCQYCHTRTEQQFHPEIYKSTKCNDMQQSGSCPRGPFCAFAHVDQPPLSDDLQPSSAVSSPTQPGPVLYMPSAAGDSVPVSPSSPHAPDLSALLCRNSSLGSPSNLCGSPPGSIRKPPNLEGIVFPGESGLAPGSYKKAPGFEREDQVGAEYLKTLKCQAKLKPHSLEPRSQEQPLLQPKQDMLGILPVGSPLTSSISSSITSSLAATPPSPAGTSSVPGMNANALPFYPTSDTVESVIESALDDLDLNEFGVAALEKTFDNSTVPHPGSITIGGSLLQSSAPVNIPGSLSSSASFHSASPSPPVSLSSHFLQQPQGHLSQSENTFLGTSASHGSLGLNGMNSSIWEHFASGSFSPGTSPAFLSGPGAAELARLRQELDEANGTIKQWEESWKQARQACDAWKKEAEEAGERASAAGAECELAREQRDALEVQVKKLQEELERLHSAPDPQALPTFPDLEALSLSTLYSLQKQLRAHLEQVDKAVFHMQSVKCLKCQEQNRAVLPCQHAVLCELCAEGSECPVCQPGRAHALQS is encoded by the exons ATGGGCAACAGAGAGATCTACGGAGAAAGTTTGGGTAAAATCATTGCATATGAAAATAG GTACCTGAAGGAATTCCGCACTGAGCAGTGCCCGCTCTTTGTGCAACACAAATGTACTCAGCATCGGCCCTACACCTGCTTCCACTGGCATTTCGTGAACCAGCGACGCCGCCGGTCCATCCGCCGTCGGGACGGCACCTTCAACTACAGCCCCGACGTCTACTGCACCAAGTACGACGAGGCCACAGGCCTCTGCCCGGAGGGCGACGA GTGCCCATTCCTGCACAGGACCACAGGGGACACTGAGCGCAGGTACCACCTGCGCTACTATAAGACTGGAATCTGCATCCATGAGACAGACTCAAAAGGCAACTGCACCAAAAACGGCCTGCACTGCGCTTTTGCTCATGGGCCCCATGACCTCCGCTCCCCTGTCTACGACATCAG gGAGCTCCAGGCAATGGAGGCCTTGCAGAACGGCCAGACCACAGTAGAGGGCAGCATAGAGGGCCAGTCGGCTGGGGCCGCAAGCCACGCCATGATAGAAAAAATCCTCAGTGAGGAGCCTCGGTGGCAAG AGACCGCTTATGTGCTGGGGAACTATAAGACGGAGCCGTGCAAGAAGCCCCCACGGCTGTGCCGCCAGGGTTATGCCTGTCCCTACTACCACAACAGCAAGGACCGGCGGCGGAGTCCCCGGAAACACAAATACAG GTCATCTCCATGTCCGAACGTAAAACACGGGGATGAGTGGGGTGACCCTGGCAAGTGTGAGAACGGAGACTCCTGCCAGTACTGCCACACCCGCACGGAGCAGCAGTTCCACCCAGAG ATCTATAAATCTACCAAGTGCAACGACATGCAGCAGTCGGGCAGCTGTCCCCGAGGACCCTTCTGCGCCTTCGCCCACGTAGACC AGCCACCCCTCAGTGACGACCTGCAGCcttcctcagctgtgtccagcCCCACCCAGCCAGGTCCCGTCTTGTACATGCCGTCTGCTGCCGGAGACTCGGTGCCCGTGAGCCCTTCCAGCCCGCATGCCCCTGACCTCAGCGCT CTCCTCTGTAGAAACAGCAGCCTCGGCAGCCCATCTAACCTCTGTGGCTCCCCACCGGGCTCCATCAGGAAGCCCCCGAATCTGGAAGGCATTGTCTTTCCTGGGGAGTCTGGCCTCGCCCCTGGCAGTTATAAGAAGGCTCCTGGCTTCGAGAGGGAAGACCAGGTGGGAGCTGAGTACCTGAAAACTTTGAAATGCCAG GCCAAGTTAAAACCCCACTCACTAGAGCCCAGGAGTCAAGAGCAGCCTCTGCTTCAGCCCAAACAG GATATGCTGGGCATCCTCCCTGTGGGCAGCCCCCTGACCTCAAGCATCTCTTCTAGTATCACCTCCAGCCTAGCAGCTACTCCGCCTAGCCCCGCCGGCACCAGCAGTGTTCCTGGCATGAATGCAAATGCTCTGCCCTTCTACCCCACCAGCGACACGGTAGAGTCGGTCATAG AGTCTGCCCTGGATGACCTGGACCTGAACGAGTTTGGGGTAGCTGCCCTAGAGAAGACTTTCGATAACAGCACGGTGCCCCACCCAGGCAGCATCACAATCG GCGGCAGTTTGCTGCAGAGCTCCGCTCCCGTGAACATCCCTGGCTCCTTGAGCAGCTCTGCTTCCTTCCACTCAGCATCCCCGTCCCCTCCTGTCAGCCTCTCCTCACATTTCCTGCAGCAGCCCCAGGGCCACCTGAGCCAgtcagaaaacacatttttggGGACGTCAGCATCACATGGATCTTTGG GTCTGAATGGGATGAATAGCAGCATCTGGGAGCATTTTGCCTCTGGAAGCTTCTCCCCGGGCACTTCCCCTGCCTTCCTgtcagggcctggggctgccgAGCTGGCCCGGCTTCGGCAAGAGCTAGATGAAGCCAACGGCACCATCAAGCAGTGGGAGGAGTCCTGGAAGCAGGCGAGACAG GCTTGTGATGCCtggaagaaggaggcagaggaggcCGGGGAGCGGGCCAGCGCGGCAGGCGCTGAGTGCGAGCTGGCCCGGGAGCAGCGAGATGCACTGGAGGTGCAGGTGAAGAAACTACAGGAGGAGCTGGAGCGGCTGCACTCGGCCCCCGACCCGCAGGCCCTGCCCACCTTCCCCGACCTGGAAGCCCTCTCACTCTCCACCCTCTACTCTCTCCAGAAGCAGCTGCGGGCTCACTTGGAGCAAGTGGACAAG GCCGTGTTCCACATGCAGTCGGTGAAATGCCTTAAGTGTCAGGAGCAGAACCGAGCGGTGCTGCCGTGCCAACACGCCGTGCTGTGTGAGCTCTGTGCCGAGGGCAGTGAGTGCCCCGTCTGCCAGCCAGGCCGGGCCCACGCCCTCCAGTCGTGA